Proteins found in one Geomonas subterranea genomic segment:
- a CDS encoding DUF4402 domain-containing protein, whose amino-acid sequence MKTLRKVVVMAGCTALAWAAGSGVSQAATAQANTTATVVLPVTITKTVDLNFGRFMSGALGGTVVVSTGGAQSVTGGVTTTTALGSTAAAAAFTISGEPTSTYAVTFPAQTNLTGPGAPMTIGTFTTASSGTLNTFGAASEILSVGATLTVGASQASGTYSGTMDVAVNYN is encoded by the coding sequence ATGAAAACATTACGGAAGGTCGTAGTCATGGCAGGATGCACCGCCCTGGCGTGGGCTGCAGGCTCCGGCGTCAGCCAGGCGGCAACGGCCCAGGCCAATACCACCGCCACGGTGGTCCTCCCCGTCACCATCACAAAGACCGTTGACCTCAACTTCGGCAGGTTCATGTCGGGTGCTTTAGGCGGGACCGTCGTGGTCAGCACCGGAGGCGCCCAGTCCGTCACCGGCGGGGTCACCACCACCACGGCGCTTGGCAGCACCGCGGCCGCGGCCGCGTTCACCATTTCCGGTGAACCCACCAGCACGTACGCGGTCACTTTCCCGGCACAGACCAACCTCACCGGGCCCGGGGCTCCCATGACCATCGGCACCTTCACCACCGCCAGCAGCGGCACCTTGAACACCTTCGGCGCCGCGTCTGAAATCCTCTCCGTCGGCGCCACCCTCACCGTCGGCGCCAGCCAGGCCTCCGGCACCTATAGCGGCACAATGGACGTAGCGGTCAACTACAACTAG